Proteins found in one Coffea eugenioides isolate CCC68of chromosome 5, Ceug_1.0, whole genome shotgun sequence genomic segment:
- the LOC113771785 gene encoding trans-resveratrol di-O-methyltransferase-like: MPLVSVLTCYKTGNHFCPTCKAIIKQPKSLIRKVAGMNRAENLTELLEAQNHVGNQMLNFRKSASLKCAIELGIPDAINQHGKPITLSELVSALPINPSKANHIYRLMRFLSNAGFFVLQDHGYALTAAGRLLLKEEPFNLRAFIFYMSDPVLVKPWNSLTEWFRNDDPSPFHTAHGKNFWAYAAEEPNFANLFNESMANDSTLIVQVMMTECKFVFDGLTSLVDVGGGTGAVARAIAQNFPNMECVVCDLPHVIAGQEGTENLDFVAGDMLEKVPAADAILLKWILHDWSDEDCVKILKNCKEAIPGRDKGGKVIIIDMIMESQMKDGESVETQVGVDMQMLMCYGAKERTEKEWAKLFQDAGFSDYKVLPVLGVCCLIEVYP, translated from the exons ATGCCGTTGGTCTCTGTGCTCACCTGCTATAAAACTGGAAACCATTTTTGCCCAACTTGTAAAGCAATAATCAAGCAGCCCAAATCATTGATTCGAAAAGTTGCAGGAATGAACAGAGCGGAGAATCTTACTGAGCTTCTTGAAGCTCAAAATCATGTAGGCAACCAAATGCTCAACTTCAGAAAGTCTGCATCTCTAAAATGTGCAATTGAACTGGGAATCCCAGATGCCATCAATCAACATGGGAAGCCTATCACACTTTCTGAGCTGGTTTCTGCCCTTCCAATTAACCCTTCGAAGGCTAACCACATCTATCGCTTGATGCGATTCTTATCAAATGCCGGCTTCTTTGTTCTACAAGATCATGGCTATGCCCTCACAGCTGCAGGCCGTCTTCTTTTAAAAGAGGAGCCTTTCAATTTAAGGGCATTTATCTTTTATATGAGCGATCCTGTTTTAGTGAAGCCCTGGAATTCCTTGACTGAGTGGTTCAGGAATGATGATCCCTCTCCATTTCATACGGCGCATGGGAAAAACTTCTGGGCTTATGCTGCTGAAGAACCTAATTTTGCAAACCTCTTCAATGAATCCATGGCCAATGATTCTACTTTAATCGTTCAGGTGATGATGACCGAATGCAAGTTTGTGTTTGACGGCTTGACATCTTTAGTGGATGTTGGGGGTGGCACAGGGGCAGTTGCTAGGGCCATTGCCCAAAATTTCCCCAACATGGAGTGTGTTGTGTGTGATCTCCCACACGTGATTGCCGGCCAAGAGGGAACTGAGAACTTGGACTTTGTTGCGGGAGATATGCTAGAGAAGGTACCTGCTGCTGATGCAATCTTGCTCAAG TGGATTCTTCATGACTGGAGTGATGAAGATTGTGTGAAGATTCTCAAGAACTGCAAAGAGGCTATTCCAGGGAGAGACAAAGGGGGAAAAGTCATTATTATCGACATGATTATGGAAAGCCAGATGAAAGATGGCGAGTCAGTTGAAACACAAGTTGGTGTGGACATGCAGATGTTGATGTGTTACGGTGCTAAAGAAAGAACTGAGAAAGAATGGGCAAAGCTTTTCCAAGATGCCGGTTTCAGTGACTACAAAGTACTTCCAGTGTTGGGTGTGTGCTGTCTCATTGAGGTTTATCCTTAG